The following is a genomic window from Butyricimonas faecihominis.
CCCAAGCTTTCTGTCCATCCTCAACCGAGGATACGTTAAATCCACACTCTTTTAAACGCCTAATTTCAAATTTCCGTGTAAACTCATCATCTTCCGCATACAAAATCTTAATTTTCATATCTCACGTATTTAGTTATTCTTTCAACAAAGGAAAGTTTTATTTTTCTAATATAAAGAATTCAAATATGATAAAATTATGAGAATTTTTAGAAAATAGAAATCCGGACACCCCGACCTATTTCAACATTGTCTCACCGTAGTCTCACGCCTAGCATCATTAAATATCGGGTACAAATCAACTGGAAGTTACCGTCCCCGCCTCGGTAAGTTATCGTTAACTTATCGAATACTTATCGAATAGTTACGCACGCAACACTAGTGAGAGTATACTGAAAACCAAAAGAATAACTAACGAAATAGGACCCATTCACACTTACCACACAAAACATTAATTAACAGATCACCTATTTTATCCCAATAAATAAAGGGTGACAAAAGCCACCCTTTACATTCTAAACTAAACTAACCAAACTTTTGTATCACTACAATAGTCAACTCATACGCTATATTAGCTTTGTAAATATAGAATATAAATATTTAAAAAACAAGTTTTTTTTAATATTTACTTGAAAAATCTTTAGCCTGATAATTCTCGATATACTCCACAGCCTCTTCCACCGTACTTACGACGACATACAACCCATCATAGGCCTTCGACACGAATCCTTCCTTACGAATATTATTGATAAAAAGGAAAAAATACTCGTAAAAATCGTTCGTATTAAGGAAAATAATTGGTTTATTATGTATTCCAAGCTGTTTCAAGGTAATCACTTCCGTGATCTCTTCCAGCGTTCCCCATCCCCCGGGTAAAGCGATAAAAGCATCTGCTTTTTCACGCATCATGCTCTTTCGTTCTTTCATGTCGGGAGCCACGATTAATTCGGAAATACCTTCTGCCGAAACACCCCGGTCCACGATGCATTGCGGAATGATCCCGGTCACCTCTCCCCCACCATTCTTCACGGC
Proteins encoded in this region:
- a CDS encoding TIGR00730 family Rossman fold protein yields the protein MKICVFCASSESVDNVYFKAAADLGKEIVTRGWGLLYGGTNCGLMREVSDAVKNGGGEVTGIIPQCIVDRGVSAEGISELIVAPDMKERKSMMREKADAFIALPGGWGTLEEITEVITLKQLGIHNKPIIFLNTNDFYEYFFLFINNIRKEGFVSKAYDGLYVVVSTVEEAVEYIENYQAKDFSSKY